The DNA window AGACCGACTTGGTGGATTGGCGCTGGTAATCTCGTCCGTTGCAGTAGAGCCGGTAACCATGGGTGCAAAGAGGAGGGGCGACGCATTCCCCACAGGCACTTGGTCAAACACAAATGGCTCATCCGATGGGACATCTCCCATTAACCGGGTCATCCGCGAGGAATGCGTCGCCCCTACCGGCTGCCGTCCGTGGTCCGCCGTCGTCTGAGCATATTGTTACCTGTGTAACTCCAGTCAGTAAGCGGATGGAAGGGGGGATTACGGCCGGGGTGTTGGGGGTGGTCGGGAGTGGATGACGTCTTTAGTATAACTGAGACATCGTGTTATAATAACATCGGCCTTTAAATATAGAGGATGTATTCAGCTTTATCAGAGGCAGCCCACAGTAATGGACACGTGCTTTTGCGGCCACTCCAGACATTCAGCACCCGGGCAGGTCGCTATGTTTCACACCTCCAGGGTTACCGGGCCTTTCACATAACGCGAGAAACTAATGCAAGAAACGGTTGACGGAGGTTCAGGTGTCTGACTCATCACGATGGGAAGAATTGAAAGACCAGCTCTACGACGGAGTGATAGACGGCGACGAGCATTCAGTTTCCGAGCTTACTCGGGAAGCCCTCGCTGAGGGCATGGGGGCGGAAGAGGTGCTGTACGATGCACTGCTCCCGGCGCTGGAAGAAGTGGGAGAACTCTTTGAAAAGGGGGAGTACTTCGTACCGGAAATGTTGACGGGGGCCAAGGCGATGAAATCCGGATTAAACGTCTTGCGGCCCATTCTGGCTCAAGGCGGCACCAAGCCTGTTGGCACCTACCTGCTGCTCACGGTCAAGGGCGACATCCACGATATCGGCAAGGATCTGGTCAGGGTGATGCTGGAGGCAGCTGGATTCCACGTGATCGATCTGGGAGTCAATGTATCACCCGAGACGATGATAGAAGCGATAGAGGAACACAAGCCTGAAATCGTAGGCTTTTCGGCTTTCCTCACCACAACCATGCCCATGTTCAAGACCAACATCGATGCTCTGATCGAAGCCGGGCTGCGAGACCAGGTCAAAGTCATGGTCGGCGGCGCTCCCATCACGGAGGAATATGCTATCCACGTAGGAGCCGACGGCTTTGCCGAAGAAGCGAGCACGACGACCCGAATAGCCAACGATTTCCTGGAGAATCCAGACGATTCCCAATATCTTTTGCAGGCCAAGGCCCACACGCCCACCCAAAGTTTCGCTCGTATCAAGGGCTCGTTCGATCTGCCTAAGCCCAAACGCAGGTTTCCGTCGAAACCAGCAATGACCTCCTTGGAACGCGTCCTGGCAGTGCTAAACCACGAAGAGCCTGATCGGGTCCCCCATTTTGAGTGGGTGCATGACGCCGATTTGATTCAAACAATGACCAGGGGTGGCGATTATTGGGACTTGATCGAACTGTTAGATATCGATGGCGTCATGGTGGCTCCCGCCTATCGCAAGCAGGATCTTGGTGGCAACCGGCTGGTGGATGAGTGGGGTGCCGTGCGCGAGATCGGCAAAGACAATTATGCCATGCCAGTCGATGCCCAGGCCCCACTCAAGACGCTCAAAGATCTGGAGACCTGGCAGCCTCCCGACCCTGACGACGACTTTCGCTACGACAGAATCCGCGAGACTGTTGCACGGTTCGGCGGGCGCCGCGCGATCATCCTGCAGATGCGTGACGTCTGGTCAGGCCCGCGTGACTATATCGGCTATGCCCAATTGTTCATCAACCTGAAAGAGTGCCCGGAACTTGTGGAGGGGGTTGTCACCAGATGCGTCGATCA is part of the Chloroflexota bacterium genome and encodes:
- a CDS encoding uroporphyrinogen decarboxylase family protein; amino-acid sequence: MSDSSRWEELKDQLYDGVIDGDEHSVSELTREALAEGMGAEEVLYDALLPALEEVGELFEKGEYFVPEMLTGAKAMKSGLNVLRPILAQGGTKPVGTYLLLTVKGDIHDIGKDLVRVMLEAAGFHVIDLGVNVSPETMIEAIEEHKPEIVGFSAFLTTTMPMFKTNIDALIEAGLRDQVKVMVGGAPITEEYAIHVGADGFAEEASTTTRIANDFLENPDDSQYLLQAKAHTPTQSFARIKGSFDLPKPKRRFPSKPAMTSLERVLAVLNHEEPDRVPHFEWVHDADLIQTMTRGGDYWDLIELLDIDGVMVAPAYRKQDLGGNRLVDEWGAVREIGKDNYAMPVDAQAPLKTLKDLETWQPPDPDDDFRYDRIRETVARFGGRRAIILQMRDVWSGPRDYIGYAQLFINLKECPELVEGVVTRCVDHYIRVIERAAEIGVDIVFSGDDVADNRGPMFKPELWENLFLPHYRRLVNAIHDVGLRHWKHSDGNMYPLLDSIVAAGSDGIDPIDPSGGMELKVVKAKYGDKVAIKGNVDQLELLMYGPPAAVVEAVKACIRDAGAGGGYVCSSSNSIHSGVDPELYRIMIDTIHHYGCYPLDVDMLAPVHSS